A section of the Drosophila sechellia strain sech25 chromosome 3L, ASM438219v1, whole genome shotgun sequence genome encodes:
- the LOC6610129 gene encoding uncharacterized protein LOC6610129 translates to MSDVEQEASGYVDNEQNEGQEAAEDLEGEDDEQYVEKEDEFEVEEKDPFELLNESDEDDEEQQAMYKEYQAVVNAIDAQNRIIKELKAKSNRLLFKKCKTYRDKQEYKQLRVCQEHEEIHLKVLVNRAMHLQNFGSPRRYRDIEMEVTEDEHGYFYTELQSTFSGFCPTNSADEYESDSESDNGLCCT, encoded by the coding sequence ATGTCTGATGTGGAGCAAGAAGCCTCTGGATACGTGGATAATGAGCAAAATGAAGGACAAGAAGCCGCTGAAGATCTTGAGGGCGAAGACGACGAACAGTACGTTGAAAAGGAGGACGAGTTCGAGGTGGAGGAGAAGGATCCCTTTGAGCTCCTCAATGAGAGCGATGAGGACGATGAAGAGCAACAGGCAATGTACAAGGAGTATCAGGCGGTGGTCAACGCTATTGATGCCCAGAACAGGATTATAAAAGAGCTCAAGGCAAAATCCAATCGACTGCTGTTCAAGAAGTGCAAGACTTATAGAGACAAGCAGGAATACAAACAACTTAGGGTCTGCCAGGAGCATGAGGAGATCCACTTAAAGGTCCTCGTGAATAGAGCCATGCACCTCCAAAACTTCGGTTCACCTAGGCGCTACAGAGATATAGAAATGGAAGTCACAGAAGACGAGCATGGCTACTTCTATACAGAACTACAATCAACCTTCTCAGGATTTTGTCCCACAAATTCGGCTGACGAATATGAGTCGGATTCTGAATCGGATAATGGGCTATGTTGTACCTAG